In Propionicimonas paludicola, a single window of DNA contains:
- a CDS encoding DedA family protein, whose product MPLAGNFMDPVWLFQTLGPWFLLVSALIIFTECAIFPILPGDSLLFAVGMFIAQAAGIRLFGLDQVGTLLLALLILLVAAVLGNIVGYWVGLRLSPWLFKPRTGFIGKIFSQKHLAETHLFFERYGSRALVLGRFVPFVRTFVTMVAGAAGMTFRSFITWTGFGAVIWAVGVTLLGYFLGDLPIVRDNLEIALILIVVVSVIPMIVEILVQRARRRAEADAPQA is encoded by the coding sequence ATGCCGCTGGCCGGCAACTTCATGGACCCGGTCTGGCTGTTCCAGACCCTCGGCCCCTGGTTCTTGCTCGTGTCGGCGCTGATCATTTTCACCGAATGCGCGATCTTCCCGATCCTGCCCGGTGACTCGCTGCTGTTCGCGGTCGGGATGTTCATTGCACAGGCTGCCGGAATCCGGCTGTTCGGCCTAGACCAGGTCGGCACCTTGCTGCTGGCCCTGCTCATCCTGCTGGTCGCCGCCGTGCTCGGCAACATCGTCGGCTACTGGGTCGGGCTACGGCTCTCGCCGTGGCTGTTCAAGCCGAGGACCGGCTTCATCGGCAAGATCTTCAGCCAGAAGCACCTCGCCGAGACTCATCTCTTCTTCGAGCGTTACGGCTCCCGGGCGCTCGTGTTGGGCCGGTTCGTCCCGTTCGTGCGGACCTTCGTCACCATGGTGGCCGGCGCGGCCGGGATGACCTTCCGCTCCTTCATCACCTGGACCGGTTTCGGAGCGGTGATCTGGGCGGTCGGGGTCACCCTGCTCGGCTACTTCCTGGGCGACCTGCCGATCGTGCGGGACAACCTGGAGATCGCGCTGATTCTGATCGTGGTGGTCTCGGTGATCCCGATGATCGTCGAGATCCTGGTGCAGCGCGCCCGGCGCCGAGCCGAAGCGGACGCCCCGCAGGCCTGA
- a CDS encoding adenylosuccinate synthase, whose amino-acid sequence MPGIVVIGAQWGDEGKGKATDQLGDRVDYTVRYSGGNNAGHTLVVNGEKYALHLLPSGILNDSVPVIANGVVIDLEVLFEEIDGLNARGVDTSKLIVSANAHIIAPYHKVMDKVTERFLGNRRIGTTGRGIGPAYSDKINRLGIRVQDLFDEKILRQKVEAALEQKNHLLVKVYNRRAIDAGQVADELLAHAERLRPMVADVTRVLNTALDAGQVVLFEGAQAHHLDVDHGTYPYVTSSNPIAGGACTGSGVGPTRIDRVIGIAKAYTTRVGEGPFPTELLNADGDKLRADGAEFGTTTGRNRRCGWFDALVVEASATANACTDIFLTKLDILTGWEKIPVCVAYDVNGVRTDTLPLTQTDFHHAVPVYEYLDGWTEDISGCRSFDELPANTQAYVRRLEELVGCRISGIGVGPSREQVVMLHDLL is encoded by the coding sequence ATGCCGGGAATCGTGGTGATCGGCGCACAGTGGGGCGACGAGGGTAAGGGCAAGGCGACCGACCAGCTCGGAGATCGGGTCGACTACACCGTCCGCTACTCCGGCGGGAACAACGCCGGCCACACTCTGGTCGTGAACGGTGAGAAGTACGCGCTGCACCTGCTCCCGTCCGGCATCCTCAACGACTCGGTTCCGGTGATCGCCAACGGTGTGGTGATCGACCTGGAGGTGCTGTTCGAGGAAATCGACGGCCTGAATGCCCGCGGCGTGGACACCTCGAAGCTGATCGTCAGCGCCAACGCGCACATCATCGCGCCGTACCACAAGGTGATGGACAAGGTCACCGAGCGCTTCCTGGGCAACCGCCGGATCGGCACCACCGGACGCGGCATCGGCCCGGCCTACTCCGACAAGATCAACCGGCTCGGCATTCGGGTCCAGGACCTGTTCGACGAGAAGATCCTGCGCCAGAAGGTCGAGGCGGCCCTGGAGCAGAAGAACCACCTGCTGGTGAAGGTCTACAACCGTCGGGCCATCGACGCCGGCCAGGTGGCCGATGAGCTGCTCGCCCATGCCGAGCGGCTGCGTCCGATGGTGGCCGACGTCACCCGGGTGCTGAACACCGCGCTCGACGCCGGCCAGGTCGTTCTGTTCGAGGGTGCTCAGGCGCACCACCTGGACGTCGACCACGGCACCTACCCGTACGTGACCAGCTCGAACCCGATCGCCGGCGGCGCCTGCACCGGCTCCGGCGTCGGCCCGACCCGGATCGACCGGGTGATCGGGATCGCCAAGGCCTACACCACCCGGGTCGGTGAGGGTCCGTTCCCGACCGAGCTGCTGAACGCCGACGGCGACAAGCTGCGCGCCGACGGCGCCGAGTTCGGCACCACCACCGGACGCAACCGCCGCTGTGGCTGGTTCGATGCGCTGGTGGTCGAGGCCTCGGCCACGGCGAACGCCTGCACCGACATCTTCCTGACCAAGCTGGACATCCTCACCGGCTGGGAGAAGATCCCGGTCTGCGTGGCCTACGACGTCAACGGCGTCCGCACCGACACCCTGCCGCTGACCCAGACCGACTTCCACCACGCCGTCCCGGTCTACGAGTACCTGGACGGTTGGACCGAGGACATCTCCGGTTGCCGCAGCTTCGATGAGCTGCCGGCCAACACCCAGGCCTACGTGCGTCGGCTCGAGGAACTGGTCGGCTGCCGGATCTCCGGGATCGGCGTCGGCCCGTCCCGCGAGCAAGTGGTCATGCTGCACGACCTGCTCTGA
- a CDS encoding dihydrofolate reductase family protein has translation MATIISTLFISLDGIAEADPDWHFPYFDENMAAAVTDDYAGTELLLLGRVTYDSFAGAWPDRETAGDVDADFAAQLGDTPKLVATRTRTDLGWRNAEPTDDLLSAVRGLRERPGLGKVLIPGSLSVVQQLLDAGELDELHLLVHPVAAQHGRRLFAEGPGIRPLKLLSSEVFPSGVIRLAYAPAELPGKAGYAQAAEKLAEAGSSE, from the coding sequence ATGGCCACCATCATCTCCACCCTGTTCATCTCACTGGACGGCATCGCCGAGGCCGATCCGGACTGGCACTTCCCCTACTTCGACGAGAACATGGCCGCCGCGGTCACCGACGACTACGCCGGCACCGAGCTGCTGCTACTCGGCCGGGTCACCTACGACAGCTTCGCCGGCGCCTGGCCCGATCGGGAGACGGCTGGAGACGTCGACGCCGACTTCGCCGCCCAGCTCGGCGATACCCCCAAGCTGGTCGCCACCCGCACCCGGACCGACCTGGGCTGGCGCAATGCCGAGCCGACCGACGATCTGCTGTCCGCGGTTCGCGGGCTGCGGGAGCGACCTGGGCTGGGCAAGGTGCTGATCCCCGGGTCGCTCTCGGTGGTCCAGCAGTTGCTCGATGCCGGCGAACTCGACGAACTCCACCTGCTGGTGCACCCGGTGGCCGCTCAGCACGGGCGGCGGCTGTTCGCCGAGGGGCCGGGCATCCGTCCGCTGAAACTGCTCAGCTCGGAGGTCTTCCCCAGCGGAGTGATCCGGCTCGCCTATGCCCCGGCCGAGTTACCGGGGAAGGCCGGCTACGCACAGGCGGCCGAGAAGCTGGCCGAGGCCGGCTCGTCCGAGTGA
- a CDS encoding TrmH family RNA methyltransferase, with the protein MATLDDDAIAALAGPGVGPHPLPWPDDPRLDPQLLADGDHRNVPDEYRYWSVEAIVAELDTRRLPLHVAIQNWEHDFNIGSMVRTANAFNVAGVHIIGRRRWNRRGAMVTDRYLHVHHHPSVAEFLTWLADHDLTPIGVDNLPGSVPLETSRLPERCCLIFGSEGPGLTEELVDGCVQLVAITQYGSTRSLNAGAAAAIAMYHWALQWAGPGPVPAT; encoded by the coding sequence ATGGCCACCCTGGACGATGACGCCATTGCGGCCCTGGCCGGGCCGGGCGTGGGCCCGCATCCGCTGCCCTGGCCGGACGATCCGCGGCTCGATCCGCAGCTGTTGGCCGACGGTGATCACCGCAACGTTCCCGACGAGTATCGCTACTGGAGTGTCGAGGCCATCGTGGCCGAACTGGACACCCGACGACTGCCGCTGCACGTGGCCATCCAGAACTGGGAGCACGACTTCAACATCGGCTCCATGGTCCGCACGGCGAATGCGTTCAACGTAGCCGGGGTGCACATCATCGGACGGCGCCGGTGGAACCGACGTGGGGCCATGGTCACCGACCGGTATCTGCACGTCCATCACCACCCCAGCGTGGCCGAGTTCCTGACCTGGCTGGCCGACCACGACCTGACCCCCATCGGCGTGGACAACCTGCCCGGTTCGGTGCCACTGGAGACGTCCCGACTGCCCGAGCGCTGCTGCCTGATCTTCGGCTCCGAGGGACCCGGGCTGACCGAGGAGCTGGTGGACGGCTGCGTCCAGCTGGTGGCGATCACTCAGTACGGCTCGACCCGCTCACTGAACGCCGGTGCGGCGGCCGCCATCGCCATGTACCACTGGGCGCTGCAGTGGGCCGGCCCCGGGCCGGTTCCGGCCACCTAG
- a CDS encoding endonuclease domain-containing protein — MHPQVAAILAERGAISTAEFPRLSSTLARLSRAGLLANPLPGVFVPADDSSPLCRLRAATAWSAPSGVIHGRSAAALWLGEPLPPILEVAHPSLRSRAGVVVRQQRITSPFVEVRSGIRSVTPAYAAVELAATDDGQACCEVLRRGLATPADLEAALADLRGSRGQVVRRRVVTAAAANPWSFAELRLHRMLQSAGITDWVANSPIRVGGQLLVPDIRFRRTRLVLEFDGRSSHLGSTQFLADRERQNLLEAAGYRVLRFGWEHLDHPEYVVPLVRQALRAT, encoded by the coding sequence GTGCATCCACAAGTAGCGGCGATCCTGGCCGAGCGGGGCGCCATCTCGACCGCGGAGTTTCCCCGGCTGTCCTCGACATTGGCCCGGCTCAGCCGGGCCGGGTTGCTGGCCAACCCACTGCCCGGAGTCTTCGTCCCTGCCGACGATAGCTCGCCGCTGTGCCGGCTCCGGGCGGCAACCGCCTGGTCGGCGCCATCCGGGGTCATCCATGGACGATCGGCCGCGGCACTGTGGCTGGGCGAGCCGCTCCCACCGATCCTCGAGGTGGCGCACCCGAGTCTGCGGTCCCGGGCCGGTGTGGTCGTACGCCAGCAGCGGATCACCTCGCCGTTCGTGGAGGTTCGCTCCGGCATCCGGTCGGTCACGCCCGCCTATGCGGCAGTCGAACTGGCCGCCACCGATGATGGCCAGGCCTGCTGTGAGGTCCTCCGCCGAGGCCTAGCCACGCCCGCCGACCTCGAGGCGGCGCTGGCCGACCTGCGTGGCAGCCGTGGGCAGGTGGTCCGACGTCGGGTGGTGACGGCAGCCGCGGCCAACCCTTGGTCCTTCGCCGAGCTCCGGCTGCATCGAATGCTGCAGTCGGCCGGCATTACCGACTGGGTGGCGAACAGCCCGATCCGCGTCGGCGGGCAGCTACTCGTCCCCGACATCCGGTTCCGTCGGACGCGGCTGGTCCTCGAATTCGACGGACGCAGCTCCCACCTGGGGAGCACCCAGTTCCTGGCCGACCGGGAGCGGCAGAACCTCCTGGAGGCAGCCGGCTACCGGGTCCTGCGCTTCGGCTGGGAGCACCTGGATCACCCCGAGTACGTCGTGCCCCTAGTCCGGCAGGCGCTGCGTGCGACGTGA
- a CDS encoding Sir2 family NAD-dependent protein deacetylase, with protein sequence MSGIGWLPGEPDTRPPAGQDDLDAAVAALSGRRIVALTGAGFSTDSGLPDYRGPEAKPRNPITYSQFVSSADFRRHYWARNHLGWHQLHVTEPNEGHYALARLEAAGIVSGVITQNVDRLHQRAGSRAVIDLHGHYQLVRCLNCDFRCTREELDVRLLQLNPGFLERVTELGDVEIAPDADAVLAETGDFVVADCPVCGGILKPDIVFFGESVPTEKVEAAFAMVEAGGALLVAGTSLAVMSGLRFVRHAARLGLPIVMVNRGLTRGDELATVRLNAGTSQVVSYLEQQLPTLAAGSG encoded by the coding sequence ATGTCCGGGATCGGCTGGTTGCCGGGCGAGCCGGACACCCGTCCACCGGCCGGCCAGGACGACCTGGACGCCGCTGTGGCCGCCCTGTCCGGACGCCGGATCGTGGCGCTCACCGGCGCCGGCTTCTCCACCGACTCCGGGCTGCCGGACTATCGCGGTCCGGAGGCCAAGCCGCGCAACCCGATCACCTACTCCCAGTTCGTCTCCAGTGCCGACTTCCGGCGCCACTACTGGGCTCGCAACCACCTGGGCTGGCACCAGCTGCACGTCACCGAGCCCAACGAGGGCCACTACGCGCTGGCCCGGCTGGAGGCCGCCGGGATCGTCTCCGGAGTGATCACCCAGAACGTTGACCGGCTGCATCAGCGGGCCGGATCGCGCGCTGTCATCGATCTGCACGGCCACTACCAGCTGGTCCGCTGCCTGAACTGCGACTTCCGCTGCACCCGCGAGGAGCTGGACGTCCGGCTGCTCCAACTGAACCCGGGCTTCCTGGAGCGGGTCACCGAGCTCGGCGACGTCGAGATCGCCCCGGACGCCGACGCCGTGCTGGCCGAGACCGGGGACTTCGTGGTGGCCGACTGCCCGGTCTGTGGCGGCATCCTCAAACCCGACATCGTCTTCTTCGGTGAGTCGGTGCCCACCGAGAAGGTCGAGGCCGCCTTCGCCATGGTCGAGGCCGGCGGCGCTCTGCTGGTGGCCGGCACCTCGCTGGCGGTGATGTCCGGGCTCCGGTTCGTCCGGCACGCAGCCCGGCTCGGACTGCCGATCGTGATGGTGAACCGCGGCCTGACCAGGGGTGATGAGCTGGCCACCGTCCGCCTGAATGCGGGCACCAGCCAAGTCGTGAGCTACCTGGAACAGCAATTGCCCACCTTGGCCGCCGGGTCTGGCTAG
- a CDS encoding LemA family protein codes for MWFFVILLVVVVGLALWAVSLYNGFIRSRNLIQESWRQIDVELNRRYDLIPNLVETVRAYAAHERNTLENITKLRNQAASLAQTSQGGASAERAEVEEQLSGAVRQLMVSVEAYPDLKSNINFLELQKELTATEDRIAAGRRFYNANVRNYNTQVESFPSVLIANTFHFEKATYFEVNDQAVRQAPKVTFGEISDRPEATSEPTTAQLTAASDAALPNPQAYDQSQFGQPGQFGTPAQPAEQPIFTQPPSQPPTLNPPPAQ; via the coding sequence ATGTGGTTCTTCGTGATCCTGCTGGTGGTCGTGGTCGGGCTCGCCCTGTGGGCGGTCTCCCTGTACAACGGCTTCATTCGCTCGCGGAACCTGATCCAGGAGTCCTGGCGTCAGATCGACGTCGAGCTGAACCGGCGTTATGACCTGATCCCGAACTTGGTCGAGACCGTCCGCGCCTATGCCGCCCACGAGCGCAACACGCTGGAGAACATCACCAAGCTGCGCAACCAGGCCGCCTCGCTGGCGCAGACCAGCCAGGGTGGGGCATCGGCCGAGCGGGCCGAGGTGGAGGAGCAGCTGAGCGGCGCGGTGCGTCAGTTGATGGTCAGCGTCGAGGCCTACCCCGATCTGAAGAGCAACATCAACTTCCTCGAGCTGCAGAAGGAACTGACCGCCACCGAGGACCGGATCGCGGCCGGGCGGCGGTTCTACAACGCCAACGTCCGCAACTACAACACCCAGGTCGAGTCGTTCCCCTCGGTGCTGATCGCCAACACCTTCCACTTCGAGAAGGCCACCTACTTCGAGGTGAACGACCAGGCCGTCCGGCAGGCCCCGAAGGTCACCTTCGGCGAGATCAGTGACCGGCCCGAGGCCACCTCCGAGCCGACCACCGCCCAGCTCACGGCTGCCTCGGACGCCGCCCTGCCCAACCCGCAGGCCTACGACCAGTCGCAGTTCGGCCAGCCCGGCCAGTTCGGCACCCCGGCTCAGCCGGCCGAGCAGCCGATCTTCACCCAGCCGCCGTCGCAGCCGCCGACGCTGAATCCGCCGCCGGCCCAGTAA
- a CDS encoding aminotransferase — translation MIRRSLPTEPFDFLAAGELPAPSLGPDEAASILAALGGSGELTALGSQQDQNFLVSGPDGPSAVLKLANPSFPERDTLAQDAAAEQVARDCPELRVSTVLEAEGHPARAVLATSQGPVLARLLRYLPGGTFVERGWLAPSVAARMGAITGKVSRSLASFDHPGLERRLQWDLRESHGVVELLADWLGPERERVQRASLAAWSAVQAAGELPVQPGHFDLTDDNLVCAVDARLPDGIIDFGDVSRSWRVAELAITVSGLLHHSGGWAEPVQAAVRAFHAEQPLTRAEVDALWPLVVLRGAVLVASGRQQAAMDSDNDYARDALDREWRIFAAADAVPSAVVGGWLRAALGIAEPPLMVSGARLLADPPATLNLSVMSPVMDHGAWQEPGLADRLAAEAGAVAAAWAVPRLSEASECQPGAAQRAATVPTSITVWNHDELRAPWDGIARFDGDRLTLPGSPCDLILHGIAGRSGPVRAGEVLAQAGARVDVQLVRSGSEVPLLVAPDLAAGWLALTADPSGLLGVTPTEPLSSAAVLARRAQHVAEVQEHYYVDPPRIERGWRSLLIDTDARPYLDLVNNVASVGHAHPRLAAVANRRLRLLNTNSRFVYDALPAFAEALASRLPDGLDQVFFVNSGSEATDLAIRLAMAATGRRDIVALAEAYHGWTYASDAVSTSLADNPNALATRPDWVHTVPAPNSYRGRWRDADAWRYGPEAADRIRALAASGRPAAGFIAEAIQGNAGGILLPEGYLREVYAAVREGGGVTIADEVQVGLGRLGEWFWGFEQQGVVPDIVAVAKGLGNGHPVGAVITTAEIAESYRVGGYFFSSAGGSPLSCAIGSEVLAIIADEGLQANARQVGARLRAGLEALDSPWVGTVHGAGLYLGLELVRDNQRTPAPELTTELCERLRQLGVIMQATGDHGNVLKIKPPLVLTAQQADQFVTALARALADLG, via the coding sequence ATGATTCGCCGCTCGCTGCCCACCGAGCCGTTCGACTTTCTGGCTGCCGGTGAACTGCCGGCCCCCTCGCTCGGGCCGGACGAGGCCGCGTCCATCCTGGCCGCCCTGGGCGGCTCCGGAGAACTGACCGCGCTGGGCAGCCAGCAGGACCAGAACTTCCTGGTGTCCGGCCCGGACGGACCCTCGGCCGTGCTGAAGCTGGCCAACCCGTCCTTCCCGGAGCGGGACACGCTGGCCCAGGACGCCGCCGCCGAGCAGGTGGCCCGAGACTGCCCCGAACTGCGGGTGTCCACCGTGCTCGAGGCCGAGGGCCATCCGGCGCGCGCGGTGCTGGCCACCAGCCAGGGGCCGGTGCTGGCGCGGCTGCTGCGCTACCTGCCCGGGGGCACCTTCGTCGAGCGGGGCTGGCTGGCCCCGTCCGTGGCGGCGCGGATGGGAGCGATCACCGGGAAGGTGAGCCGCAGCCTGGCTTCCTTCGATCACCCGGGGCTGGAGCGGCGCCTGCAGTGGGACCTGCGGGAGAGCCATGGCGTGGTGGAGCTGTTGGCCGACTGGCTAGGCCCCGAGCGCGAGCGGGTGCAGCGGGCCAGCCTTGCGGCCTGGTCAGCCGTTCAGGCTGCCGGAGAGCTGCCCGTCCAGCCCGGCCACTTCGACCTGACCGACGACAACCTGGTCTGCGCCGTGGACGCACGGCTGCCCGACGGGATCATCGACTTCGGCGACGTCTCCCGCTCCTGGCGGGTGGCCGAGCTCGCCATCACCGTGTCCGGACTGCTGCATCACAGCGGCGGCTGGGCCGAGCCGGTGCAGGCCGCCGTCCGGGCCTTCCATGCCGAGCAGCCGCTCACCCGGGCCGAGGTGGATGCTCTGTGGCCGCTGGTGGTGCTGCGCGGCGCCGTCCTGGTGGCCAGCGGACGGCAGCAGGCCGCCATGGACTCCGACAATGACTACGCCCGCGATGCGCTGGATCGGGAATGGCGGATCTTCGCTGCCGCGGACGCGGTGCCGTCGGCCGTGGTCGGCGGCTGGCTGCGAGCAGCACTCGGCATCGCGGAACCGCCGCTGATGGTCTCGGGCGCGCGGCTGCTTGCCGACCCGCCCGCAACTCTCAACCTGAGTGTCATGTCACCGGTCATGGATCACGGCGCCTGGCAGGAACCCGGCCTGGCCGACCGGCTCGCAGCGGAGGCTGGAGCGGTCGCCGCCGCCTGGGCGGTCCCCCGGCTCAGCGAAGCGTCCGAGTGTCAGCCCGGAGCCGCCCAGCGAGCGGCCACGGTACCCACCTCGATCACCGTGTGGAACCACGACGAGCTGCGCGCACCGTGGGACGGCATCGCGCGATTCGACGGCGACCGGCTCACTCTGCCCGGCTCGCCGTGCGACCTGATCCTGCACGGCATCGCCGGACGCTCCGGCCCGGTCCGGGCCGGTGAGGTGCTGGCCCAGGCCGGGGCTCGCGTGGACGTCCAGCTGGTCCGTAGCGGGAGCGAGGTGCCGCTGCTGGTGGCACCGGACCTGGCCGCCGGCTGGCTGGCGCTGACCGCGGATCCGTCCGGACTGCTCGGCGTGACGCCGACCGAACCGCTCTCGTCCGCGGCCGTGCTGGCCCGCCGCGCCCAGCACGTCGCCGAGGTGCAGGAGCACTACTACGTCGACCCGCCGCGGATCGAGCGGGGTTGGCGCAGCCTGCTGATCGACACCGATGCCCGTCCCTATCTGGACCTGGTGAACAACGTGGCCAGCGTCGGCCACGCCCACCCGCGGCTGGCCGCGGTGGCGAACCGCCGGCTGCGGCTGCTGAACACCAACTCTCGCTTTGTGTACGACGCCCTGCCGGCCTTCGCCGAAGCCCTCGCCTCGCGCCTGCCGGATGGCCTGGACCAGGTCTTCTTCGTGAACTCCGGCTCGGAGGCCACCGACTTGGCGATTCGGCTGGCCATGGCGGCCACCGGGCGCCGCGACATCGTCGCGCTGGCCGAGGCCTATCACGGCTGGACCTACGCCTCCGACGCGGTCTCCACCTCGCTGGCCGACAACCCGAACGCGCTGGCCACCCGTCCGGACTGGGTGCACACCGTCCCCGCGCCCAACTCCTACCGCGGTCGCTGGCGGGATGCCGACGCCTGGCGTTACGGCCCCGAGGCCGCCGACAGGATCCGCGCACTGGCCGCGTCCGGGCGTCCGGCGGCCGGGTTCATCGCCGAGGCGATCCAGGGCAATGCCGGCGGCATCTTGCTCCCGGAGGGCTACCTGCGAGAGGTCTACGCGGCCGTCCGCGAGGGCGGCGGGGTGACCATCGCCGATGAGGTCCAGGTCGGGCTCGGCCGGCTCGGCGAGTGGTTCTGGGGCTTCGAACAGCAAGGCGTGGTGCCCGACATCGTCGCGGTGGCCAAGGGGCTGGGCAACGGCCACCCGGTCGGTGCGGTGATCACCACCGCCGAGATCGCCGAGAGCTACCGGGTGGGCGGCTACTTCTTCTCCTCCGCCGGTGGCAGCCCGCTGTCGTGTGCGATCGGCTCGGAGGTGCTGGCCATCATCGCCGACGAGGGCCTGCAGGCCAACGCTCGCCAGGTCGGTGCTCGGCTGCGGGCCGGGCTGGAGGCACTGGACAGCCCGTGGGTCGGCACCGTTCACGGCGCTGGGCTCTATCTCGGCCTCGAACTCGTCCGCGACAACCAGCGCACGCCGGCACCCGAGCTCACCACCGAACTGTGTGAGCGGCTGCGCCAACTCGGGGTGATCATGCAGGCCACCGGCGACCACGGCAACGTGCTGAAGATCAAGCCGCCGCTGGTGCTGACCGCCCAGCAGGCCGACCAGTTCGTCACCGCTCTGGCTCGGGCCCTGGCCGACCTCGGCTGA
- the pyrE gene encoding orotate phosphoribosyltransferase — protein MTAREQLIQQISDLAVIRGRVTLASGREADYYVDLRRVTLDGVAAPLVGEVMTDLVADWEFEAVGGLTLGADPVAVAMLHHTAHNGGRLDAFVVRKEAKAHGLQRRIEGTEVAGRRVLVVEDTSTTGGSVLTAVEAVREAGGEVIGVAVIVDRNTGAKELIEAAGVEYRYAVGLDDLGL, from the coding sequence ATGACAGCCCGCGAGCAGCTCATCCAACAGATTTCCGACCTGGCCGTGATCCGGGGCCGGGTCACGCTGGCCTCGGGCCGCGAGGCCGACTACTACGTCGACCTGCGCCGGGTCACCCTGGACGGGGTCGCCGCCCCGCTGGTCGGCGAAGTGATGACCGACCTGGTCGCCGACTGGGAGTTCGAGGCCGTCGGTGGACTCACCCTCGGCGCCGACCCGGTGGCGGTGGCCATGCTGCACCACACCGCTCACAACGGCGGACGTCTGGACGCCTTCGTGGTCCGCAAGGAGGCCAAGGCGCACGGACTGCAGCGCCGGATCGAGGGCACCGAGGTGGCCGGACGCCGGGTGCTGGTCGTCGAGGACACCTCCACCACCGGTGGTTCGGTGCTGACCGCGGTCGAGGCCGTCCGGGAAGCCGGCGGCGAGGTGATCGGGGTGGCCGTGATCGTCGATCGCAACACCGGGGCCAAGGAGCTGATCGAGGCAGCCGGCGTCGAGTACCGCTACGCGGTCGGCCTGGACGACCTGGGCCTGTAG
- the fbaA gene encoding class II fructose-bisphosphate aldolase, producing MPIASPDKYAEMLDAAKAGKYAYPAINITSSQTLNAALAGFAEAGSDGIIQVSTGGAEYASGPTIKDRIAGAVALAEYAHVVAKNYPINVVVHTDHAQIDKVETWVKPLIAISQERVNKGLEPLFQSHMWDGSAVPMEQNLAVADELLALTSKAHQILEIEVGVVGGEEDGVKAEINEKLYTTVADGLRAIEVLGLGEKGRYMTALTFGNVHGVYKPGAVKLRPEVLKEIQDAVGAKYGKEKPFDLVFHGGSGSTPQEISDAVDYGVVKMNIDTDTQYAFTRPVVDYMLKNYDGVLKIDGEVGNKKQYDPRAWGKNAEAGLSARVVEACTYLRSVGKTIG from the coding sequence ATGCCAATTGCTAGCCCTGATAAGTACGCCGAGATGCTGGACGCCGCCAAGGCCGGCAAGTACGCCTACCCGGCGATCAACATCACCTCTTCGCAGACCCTGAACGCCGCACTGGCCGGCTTTGCCGAGGCTGGTTCCGACGGCATCATCCAGGTCAGCACCGGTGGCGCCGAGTACGCGTCCGGCCCGACCATCAAGGACCGTATCGCCGGCGCCGTCGCCTTGGCCGAGTACGCCCACGTGGTCGCCAAGAACTACCCGATCAACGTCGTCGTGCACACCGACCACGCCCAGATCGACAAGGTCGAGACCTGGGTCAAGCCGCTGATCGCCATCTCCCAGGAGCGGGTGAACAAGGGCCTTGAGCCGCTGTTCCAGTCGCACATGTGGGACGGCTCCGCGGTTCCCATGGAGCAGAACCTGGCCGTGGCCGACGAGCTGCTCGCGCTGACCAGCAAGGCCCACCAGATCCTCGAGATCGAGGTCGGCGTTGTCGGCGGCGAAGAGGACGGCGTCAAGGCCGAGATCAACGAGAAGCTGTACACCACCGTCGCCGATGGCCTGCGCGCCATCGAGGTGCTCGGCCTGGGTGAGAAGGGTCGCTACATGACCGCTCTGACCTTCGGCAACGTGCACGGCGTGTACAAGCCGGGTGCGGTCAAGCTGCGTCCCGAGGTGCTCAAGGAGATCCAGGACGCCGTCGGCGCCAAGTACGGCAAGGAGAAGCCGTTCGACCTGGTCTTCCACGGTGGCTCCGGCTCCACCCCGCAGGAGATCTCGGACGCGGTGGACTACGGCGTCGTGAAGATGAACATCGACACCGACACCCAGTACGCCTTCACCCGTCCGGTCGTCGACTACATGCTGAAGAACTACGACGGCGTGCTGAAGATCGACGGCGAGGTCGGCAACAAGAAGCAGTACGACCCCCGCGCGTGGGGCAAGAACGCCGAGGCCGGGCTGTCCGCCCGTGTCGTCGAGGCCTGCACCTACCTGCGTAGCGTCGGCAAGACCATCGGCTGA